The segment CTTTTCAAATATTTGAATACAAATTATTTGTCGGGAAATAGTGTTGTTTGCTGTCGTTATTTTAAACATCATGAGTGTCGATGATTTTCCCGATTCATACATAATTTCCTGCTTAACGGTTACGCTACATTTGATAGATTATGATAGGAGGTCGTTGTATGCAACAGCAACAACCACAGCAAAATACTACTCAACAGCCCGGCTTTTATCAGCAACCGCCAAACGTCGTAACGACAAAAGATTCCTTATACTTTGCAGATATGCTTTCATGGAATTTACTTGCGATGAAAAAAGCTCATTTCTTTGCAAGTCAATGTCAGGATCAAGAAGTTGTGAATGCTATTGAAAAAGCAGGCCAAATGCATCAGAGGCATTATCAAAAGATTTTGACTCACATTCAGGGTCAAAATCAAATGCAGCAACAGCAGCCACTCCAATAAGAAAGAAGGGTACTTCATGAATCAGCAAAAAATACAGAATCCTGAAACACAGGTTGCCAAAACACCTCAAATGAATGAGCGTGACTTCATCAATGATATGCTGGCGACAGAGAAATACATGACCGCTTCCTATAGCACCGCACTTAATGAAGCAAGCAACCAGCAGATTTACACCGATTTGCTAGCGATCTTCAATGAAACGCAGAACTGTCAGCGTGAGCTATACAATTTGATGTTCCAAAAAGGCTGGTATGGACTAGAGCCTGCCGATCAGATGAAGTTACAGCAGGAATATCAGCAGTTCCAAGGCTACACGAACCAGTTTCCTTATGGCACTAATGGAATGATGCAATAAATAATAAAGCGACGGGTGAGCTGACACATTCAGTATCATCCGTTGTTTTTTGGTATTTTTATGTCCATGCAAAATCGTATCTTCCCTTCTACCCTTCTCAATATTTTCCGAAACACGAACCTTTCTAATTAACATAATTCCTTGGCGTTTGTTGTGGTAAAATTAAACAAATTGCATTTATTTTAGGGGTGAATTTGGTGAAACTTTTAATTTCTCTGATTTTGGTAGGAGTTTTGTTAAGTGGATGCTCTAATTCAGACGGTCATCAAGAAAAAGTTGCAGAGTTAGAAAAGGAAATAGCGGAAGTCTATGCACAACTAGAGGATAAAGAAATGGAATTAGAGACAGTTTCCCAAAAGCCTGAAGAAGAGGAGACTGGGGAGTTCTTCACGATTCCTAAAGATCAAGTTCCTCGTTTATGGCGAGATGTTGATGCACAACTTTGGGATTACTTAATCGATCATTCTATGGCAGAAGAGAACGGCTGGAAAAAAGACGTTACAAATTGGCGAGAGTGGGTTGGAGAATTTGATGAGGCTCTGGGGACTGCCAATCAAATTTGGGAAACTCCAGGACTGTTAATGAATGCATGGATGTTGGATGTAGAAATCAGTTATGGACTTGGTATGGATGTATGGGAAATTAACACTAGGATTGATTTGGATGAGAATAAAGCGGAAGGATACATAATGAGTTATGGAATGCATGATGATTCTGTTTCCGGAAGTGATATAAAGCTGACGATGTTGAAAGAAAATGACTTCTGGTATGTGGAGAAGGCGGAAGTACGTGAAAGGTGTTCAAGGGGTGTAAGTGAGGATAAAGAGCTTTGTTTGTAGCCAAATAAAAAAGCCCGAAATACGAAATGCGATGGATGTTGGGCGGGGGTATTGGTGGAAGGAGTGGGAGATGGTTGGCGGTAGAAATGGCGCGGTTCTTGTCGATTTCCTGATAAAATGAAGAATTTCATGATTTATCGTGGGAATTCCTGATATCCTACGAATTTTCATGATATATTTCAGAGTTTCATGATATCCTTCAAATTTTCATGATATCCTTCAAATTTTCATGATATCCAACTGAAGTTGGCTATTCCCTCCCCAGATTGTGAATTTTGCTAAGATTGGACAAATGGTCTTTTATGATGGAAATATTTAATTTACAAGGCGTGGATACTTCGCAAACTATAAAGTAGGCTCTGTTAAAGTTTCTTGTTGATAATGAGCAGGTTTCCAGCTGTTGATTGGATCAAAAGGTGTAGACTCCTGTGGGAGAGTAGCGACAATCTTGAGACCCCTGAAGCGTTGTGAGGAGGTTCAAGGTCGCCCTCTGGATAAGCGAAGCCTATTGCGGAAATCAACAGCTGCGTTTAACAGGGCATTAAAGTAATGGAGCCCTGATTTGCAAGATAGCAATTCAAGGCTCTTCCTCATTTACCGCTTTTCGCACGGTGGGCATCATTCAGTTCTTTGATTTCTTTGATTAATGTCATCATGTCCTGCTTGGCGTCCGGATATTGCTCATTCCAATGCTTCACAAGTGGTGGCATTGATTTTGCGATATATGTATAGAGCACCCATGCTTTCACATTTTCTTTGTGCTCCTCATTCGCTTCTCCTAAAAGAAGTTCTGTGTATTTCTCCAATAACCCATCCAACTGCTGTTCGAGTTTTTCGTTCATCTGCCGAACCTCCCCTCAAGCTTTTGTTCCATTATAGTGAAGTCAATCACACATTACAATTCAATGGACAGGTCGAGCAACGTGCACCCTCGCTATTGGTTTTATAATAGTAGCAGCAAGTTGTTCGCATTCTCATCTCTGCTTGGTGCTGTTCCACAAACGTTTTTGGCTTGTAAAACGTTGCGGCTGGATTTCTTTTCATTCCGAATAATGCCGGGTCGGCCTCCAGTAAGCTTTTAAAATCTTCCTCTTGGTATGGTGTATCCAGCTCCAGGTTTTGCAGGATGGACTCGTACATCCAGTAGATATAAAGCACAATATTTTCCCATAAAGTTTGGCGGGATACCTTCGCCACTTTGGACATACGTTGAATGAGCGGGGCAAATACATCGTGGAATAGCTCTTTGAAATGTTGTACTCTCCATTCCTCGCGAGTATTAAATGCCGTTACCTCAACCGCTTGGACCTTCGTATAACGAAGCTTCGGAAGCCAAACATCATTCTCCATATAAGAATCAATCCAGATAGTAGAAGGGTCTACCTTCAGGGTTTTATTGAATGCTGACATCGAGAGCAGGCAATTAACGGCAAGGAAGCCGAGCCTTTTCATGAGAAGTGATGCTGCAACGTCCATTTCATCTGTCCCCAAAGCATCCTGCACCTTCAACAAATACGCTTCCGTTCCATCATGGATAAGGGAATGAAGGGAGATGGTATCTTCCACTTCTGCCTCCCCTGCTACAAACCGGCAGCTCTCTTCCAGAAAACGAAATTCCTGTTGAGTCAGTGTACTCATCATGCTCTCAGCCCTTCCAAATTAGGCACTAGGCATCTACCGCGACCGTGCGGAATGCATAATGGTGTGCCAAAAAGCGGATCTGTTGTAACCTGGCAATTCATATCAAAAACATTTTTCACAAGGTCACAGTTAATTACTTCCTCCGGCTTGCCTTGAGCATAAATCTGCTTATCACGGATGGCAACTAAGTGGTGTGCATAGCGGCAAGCAAGGTTAAGATCATGAAGCACCATGATGATAGTACGGTTTTCTTTTTCATTCAGTTCGAAAAGCAAATCTAGTATTTCGATTTGATGAGTAAGGTCCAGATAAGTTGTCGGCTCATCCAACAAGATCACATCCGTCTCTTGGGCAAGTGTCATGGCAATCCATGCGCGCTGACGCTGCCCACCGGATAAGGAATCGACCGTTCTTTCTGCCAATTCCTCCATGCCAGTTGCACGAAGGGAGTCCCAGACCACCTTCTCATCATGCTCTGACCATTGCTTTAACCACGACTGGTATGGATACCTTCCTTGTTTTACCAGTTGAAGCACGGATAACCCTTCCGGTGCAGTCGGACCTTGTGGAAGGATGGCAAGTTGTTTGGCAATGTCCTTTGTGGATTGGCCAGATATCGCCTTTCCTTCAAGGAGCACATTTCCTTGACTTGGCTTTAACAAACGAGCTAACGAACGAAGCAAGGTGGATTTTCCACAGCCATTTCCACCGATAAAGACCGTAATCTCCCCTTTAGGGATTTGCAGATCTAATTCCTCTATAATGATGGATTCACCATAGGATAATGTAAGTGACTGGGTTTCTAATGCATGCATGTTACTTCCACCTCTCGTTAAGAATTTCTCGTTTTGTAAAGCAGATAAATAAAGTATGGCGCTCCGATTGATGCGGTAAATACACCTGCTGGAATTTCAAGTGGTGAGAACAGGGTTCGGCCGATCAAATCGGCGAGCATGACAAGAAATGCTCCGATAAATGCCGATGTTGGAATCAATACTCCGAAAGAAGAGCCGACTAGCCTGCGGGCAATGTGGGGAGCCATCAATCCAACAAATCCAATGCCCCCTGCAAAAGCAACCGCTCCACCTGTTAATGCCGTACTCAGAAATAGAAGGCCCATTCTGTGCTTGTTGACAGCACCGCCAACTCCTGTTGCCACCTCATCTCCAAGTTCCTGTATGTTCAATTGCCTTACTGCCATTATGCTGACGATAACAAGCAGGACAGTCCAAGGCAATAATATTTTTACATGACTCCAGTTCGAGCCATATACTGTTCCAGTGATCCAAATGTTCGCTTGGCTTGCTCGATAAATGGGACCAAGTAACATGAATAACGTAGTCAATGCCTGCATTAACGTGGAAATCCCGATGCCGATCAGCACTAGCCTAATCGGTGATAATCCGTTTTTCCATGCAAGGGAATAAACAATGATCGCGATGGCCGTCGCGCCGACAAATGCACTTAATGGCAGCCATTGGATGCTAACAGTCAAAGAGTTGTTGCTATCACTGAAAAGAGCTAGAAACAAGACAACCGCTGTCGAAGCACCGCCAGTCAATCCTATAATATCAGGAGATGCGAGCGGGTTCCGAATTATGCCCTGTAAAATGGCACCGGCAACCGCAAGCGAAATTCCGACGAGCAGCGCAATGATGATCCGTGGTAGCCTGAATGATTGGACAACTAGCGTTTCCATGGAGTCTCCTTGACCAAAGAATACTTTTATGACATTCCAAGGCGAGATCTTCATGTCCCCCATCCCTGTACTTAAGATGAAAAGGGCGATTACAGCCAGTGCTAAACTGACAATGGTGAGAATCGCTTTTTTATCTATAAAAAAGGATAAGTTATCTTTTCCTAGTCGAAACGTTTTGTAATTCTTCATTTTCCATGGAACCCCCTTCGTGCAATGTAGATGAAGAATGGAGTTCCAATGATGGCTGTCATGACACCGACTGGGACCTCTTGAGGCATGATGACATAACGAGCACCAATATCCGCCGTCAACAGGAGAATGCCTCCTAGAATCCCACAGTATGGAGCAAGCCAGCGATGATCGTTCCCTACAAAGTAGCGCGCAACATGCGGAATGACGATGCCGATGAAGACAATGGGTCCTGCAATGGCAACCGCACCTCCCGCAAGGAGGATGATGATGACTGCTGCCGTTAATTTTACAATGCCTGTTTTCACTCCAAGACTTGTTGCCACATCATCCCCCATTGCAAGCAGGTTGATCTTTTTTCCTATAAAGAAGGAGGCAATCCAAGCAACCGCTATATAAGGAAGAACCGCGTAAACCATATTGAGGCTTCTCCCCTGAACAGAACCAGCAAGCCAGAAAAGCACTTGATCCAACGCAGTCTCATTTACAACAAGCAACCCCTGTGTAAGTGAGGAGAACATAGCAGCGAAAGCAGCCCCGGCAAGTGTAAGCTTCATAGGGGTCAGACCCTCCCGGCCAATGGAGCCGATGAAGTATACGGCGAATGCAGCAAGTGCGGCTCCCGCAAAAGCAAGCCAGGTGTATGTTTGCAACGAGGTGACAGAGAAAAAAGAGACCGCCACCACTACAAAAAAGCTTGCTCCCGCATTAATACCGAAGATACCCGGGGATGCCAATGGATTCTTGGTTAATGCCTGCATCCATAGGCCGGCAATTGCCAGGCTTCCGCCTACTATGGCGGCTATGATCGCCCTAGGAAGGCGAACAGATTGAATGATGATATGCTCATTGGATCCATCAAAATTGCGGAATGCATCAATCGCAAGTGACAGGCTCGTATTTGTATATCCATATATGATGCTTGCCACAAAACTGAAGAATAATAGAATTACTCCTATGATCAATCCCAGTATTTTATGGCTATTTTTTTGGAGTAACATAATTGTGTACCTTCTATCTATATATAACTTTTTATCCACTTATAAGTTTAGGAGAATTAGGAGGAAGTGTCAATGACTTTGAAAATCATTCTCAAAAGTTATTGACAACGTTTCTCATCAAGCGTACTATTTATCTTGTGAATGAAAATCATTATCAATACTATACGGAGGCTACATATATGTTAAAGAACAAAAAGTTTTTCACATTATTTTTGCTTAGTTTAGTTACTTCCCTTGTGCTGGCAGCTTGCTCTGGCAACACTGCTAACAATGGTGGTCAAGAGAAAGATGCTTCTGGCGACGGAGAGGCACCTTCTGAGGAAACAGCTTATAAAGTGGAGCATGCAATGGGGACAGCTGAAATCGAAGGAACTCCTGAGCGTGTCGTCATTTTAACAAATGAAGGTACAGAAGCATTGCTTTCCATGGGTGTAAAACCTGTCGGAGCTGTTCAATCTTGGTTAGGTGACACTTGGTATGATCATATCAAAGCAGACATGGATGGCGTTGAAGTGGTTGGGACAGAAAGCGCGGTAAACCTTGAGGCGATTGCTGCACTACAGCCTGATTTGATTATCGGTAACAAACTTCGTCAAGAAGACGTGTATGAGCAACTGAATGCTATTGCACCAACTGTTTTTGCTGAAACGTTAAAGGGAGATTGGAAAGAAAACTTCCAGCTTTACGCTAAAGCATTGAACAAAGAAGAAGAAGGTAAAAAAGTGATGGATGACTTTGATGCACGTGTTGTTGAAATGAGCGAGCAGCTTGGTGAAAAGAAAGAGCAGGAAGTATCGATTGTTCGTTTCACTGCTGGAGATGTTCGTATCTATCATAAAGATTCCTTCTCTGGAATCATTCTAGATCAGCTTGGATTTGCACGTCCAGAATCTCAAAATGTTGACGACTTTGCTGAAATGAATGCAACAAAAGAAAGAATCCCTGCCATGGATGGCGACATCTTGTTCCACTTCTCTTATGAAACTGGTGATGGAGAAGCGACTAAAATTAAAGACGAATGGTTGGAGGATCCTCTATTTAACAACCTGGAAGTTGCAAAAGCAGGTAATGTGCATGAAGTAAGTGATGCTGTATGGAACACTGCTGGTGGCGTACTTGCAGCGAACATCATGTTGGATGATATTGAAGACGTGTTTTTAGGGGAAGAGTAATATTGAGGGAGCTGGCACTTGTTGTGTGCCGGCTCTTTTTTTGTTTTTGGTTCTGTAAAAGCATACTTTTGTTTTTTGTAGCAACCTAGCTGTTGATTGGAGCAATAGGCGAAGACTCCTGAGGGAGATAGCGTTTTAGGGGAGACCCCGCAGGCGCAAGCCGAGGAGGCTCCCCAAACGCCCCTAGGAAAGCGAAGCCTAGTGCGGAAATCAACAGTGGTGTTTAACAGAGCCTTGTTTTCTAAGCTTTTTGGAGTCCGTACAAGTGATAAATTCAAGTAAACGGACATTTATGGTGCATCTCCTCCGACAACCCCTTCCTATTCCCAAAATTCTGTGGTCAATCAAAACCAAAAAAAAGAGGACCCGAGAGCCCCCTCCTGCAAACATATTAACTTACAATACTATTGAATCTCACTTCTCTCCACTACGGTACCTTCCGCATCTTTCACCACTACCGTCAGCGTATAGCGTTGACCAGTATGGTTGGCAGGAATTGCAACGTCCGCATTAAACACTTCTTCACTCTCTCCTGTCACTTCATAGGCTTCTTCAGAAGAATGTTTCACTCTGCCATGCTTGTCCACTAACTCCACAGAAACCGTGAACTCACGAGTATCGCGAACATGGTTAGCAATCGTAGTGCTGACTGTTACATCAGACTTGCTTTCAAGTTTCTTCAACTCTTTTCCTTTTGCATCAAGGAATCTGTTCTCAACCGTATACTTCACTTCCGGCTCTTCGTAGGAGTCTTCCTCGTATTCCACAATATCAGCTACGCCACGAGGCTTAAGTTGAATCACTCCATTAAAGTTCCCGGAAATACCTGTCACAGTAACCAGGTCTCCATTTTCAAAGGTGAAGTCACTGAATACTAGGCCAGTACGGTTATCCACACGGACCACTACAGATTCTCCATCCTTCGTTGCCACAAATTCAAAAGTACCAAAATTATTAACGCTCTTAAGCTCTGAAATTTCCACACCCTCAACAGATACTAGCTCCCCTTCGTTCGAGCTGCCAAGTTCTGCTGGCGTCACCACTTGAGCTGCAGGTACATCAGCAGTGCCAGTCTTTTCAAATGCAGTCAAAGAACCGATCTGGAACTCACCATTATAAGAGCCGACGGTACCTGTCACTTTTACCACATCACCTGGAACTACATCCTCAGCGTTTTGGAATACGTACGTTCCAGCTGTTTCATCCTGTACATAGAATCCTTTTTGGCCCCATGCACCAGAAATTGTCGTAACCACACCCTCAATCGTTACCACACTGCCGTTTGCAGCTTCTCTAGCTTCTGCGATCGTCACTGTCCCGATGTCGCCGCCAGGCTCGCCCACTTCAGAGATGCGCCCTTCTGCTGCATAGTTGATTGGTCCGTCAAAACTGCGAACAAAATTCACTGTTGCTTCTAAGTCTTCCGGTCCTGTCACAGGGTTTTTGCCAAGTTCTCCGATAGGACGATACTTGCTTCCTGTGGACGTTGCCATAAAGTTGTTTGTTACAACCGTATATGTTGCTTCCTTATCGATTGGTGTTCCGTCAGGGAAAGTGATATCTACCACTTTGTAAGTGGAACCATCCCACGTATAGTGGAAACCAGCAATACTGTAGTCTGGTCCATATGGAGCCTGAAGTTGTGCATTCATGATTGTATACAGATCTGCACCTTTAATCTCAAGCTTCATTAACACATTGTTAAATGGCTGGATGTTAAACAACTCGCCCCAAGTGATGTCCCCTTGATTTAGATTGTCACGGATTCCGCCGCCATTCATCAAGGCAAAGTCCGCATCCATTTCTGCTTTCATGCCATCTGCAATAAGGTTTCCAAGAGCATTATCGCCAACCTCACCGCGAACGCCATATCCGCCTTCCATTGCTACTTCCGCAAATCCGACCACTTCATTCAAAATAGGCGCAATGCGATTTTCATAGTTTGCAAGAATTTCCGTTACAACTGGATCTGGATCCATTTTGCTTTGATCAACGAATACAATTTCTGCTTCCTTGTTTACGATATCGCCTGTTTCCGGATCGATTTCAAGGTCTACTGCAGAAAATGCTTTTCCATAATCCAATGCTTGGACAATCAGTTTGTTGTCCACCATTGCATTTACGATTTCGTGGTTATGTGCTGCAAAAATAACGTCCACTTCATCATCCACATTCTTCGCAAGGTTTGCCGCGTCCCCAGTAGCCGTTTCCCCTGATTGGGATGCCGGCATATGGGAAAGTACCACAATCGCTTTGATTCCTTGCTCTTTCAATTCATCAGTCGCTTCATTGACTGCCTGTACTTCATTCGTAAACGTGATATCCTGGATGCCATCCGGGATTACCATATTCAATGTCGCTGTTGTGTTTACACCGATAAAGCCGATTCGTTCACCGCCAACCTCTAAAATTTCATAAGGAGGCAGGAAGGTTTCACCGGAGTCTTTCCAAACACAGTTGGCACAAACATTCGGGAAGTTCATCCCTTGATAACCTTCTGTTCCTTTACCTTCCGGATGGTCTCCGCCATTTACCATACGTAAGAATTCTTCTGTACCCTCGTCAAACTCATGGTTTCCGACAGTACCAATATCAAATCCGATTTCATTCATGATTTCAACAACCGGCTCATCTTGAAGCAATGCCGCAACAGGGGAGCTTCCTCCGATCATGTCACCAGCATGGACGATTAAAGTATTTGGATTCTGTTCTCTACGGTCTTTTAAATAAGCGGATACATAATCCATGCGGCCTGCAGCTGCAATGCCATAGTCTCTTGATAAATCATATGTTTGATCAATTTTACCGTGTAAATCATTCATTCCTAGAAGTTGCACGGACACTAGCTCGCCTGGATTTGGATTCGGTTCTTCTCCATCTTCAGCGAGTGTGAAACCAGCTGCCAGTGCCTCCGCTTCATTCCAGAAGAAGATGCGCTTCTCAACAGGTACCTTTTCCCATTCAGTAGGCTGTACATATTCTTTTGTATCAGAGTTTCCAACCGGTTTGTTTAATGGGTTATTTTCATAGCGTGCACGGAAGAATGTTGGTAGCTCAAGTAATGGATCCTCTTCGCTCCAGATTCCTTTCCCCGCATCCTTCGCTTCCTTCACGGCAGCCTGGAATTCGTTATACTCCTCTTCCGGACCTATCGGCCAGATGAAATAAGTCACTGCGAAACCTTCTCTTGCCATTTCAAGGTTAGTGTTCAAACGGTCTTCTTTACGTAAAACTTGAGCCAAAATCCGTCCGTAATTGTCAGTAGGCTCATCGCCGATTTTTAAAATAACTTCATCACCGGCTTTTAATAAAGATTGCATGTGTTCTGTGGCACGTTTTCCATGATCCATCTGATTCTGATCAAGGTCGTTTCTGATAGAATGATAGGTTTCCGGCGTATCGATATTTACATAACGAACGCTTTGAGAACCGAATAATGGAGATGTGATACGTATCGTATCGCCATCCGTTACACGCTCTACAACCGCAGGATATTCCCCAGCTGCACTTGGTGGTTCAGGTTGTTCTGACGCCAATACGATATCGGACGCTTTTCTCGGTAAAATTTGATAGGTATTGTATTGGCTAAGGATAGCAGTAATCTCATACCACTTACCTGCTTCCAATGCATCAATCGCATTCGTACCCTCCATCACACGTAATGTAGTGGAGTTAAAATCATTATCCGTCAATGTTACATTATATCCGCCACCAGCCGGAGAAGATGGCTTGTTGGATACATAACCTGTTACTGTTACAAGCTGGCCCTCTAAAGGTTCCGCCACAGTTGCAGATTGAAGGTCTTCAATAGTAATAGGTGTTGGTTCTGGAAGTGCTTCATTTTCTGCTAAAATTTCTATGCCATTGGAATTCGGCATGATTTCAAGCAGACCGTTATAAAGGGCGATTTTCCCTCTCACTTCTACTTTTTGCCCTTCTACAAGGTTAGGGAAACCTGATAAACTATTGGAAAACAAATTGATCCCCGCTGTTTCATCTTGTATGTAAGTGGATAGCTTCCCACCGCCAATTGCTGCATTGTCTGCTGTGACAACACCTTGAACGATGACTTCTTGTCCTACATTTTTCGTGCGCGCTTCAGCAAGTGTGATTAGTTCCGGTTCTGCTGGAGGTACAGGGTCCTGGCCGCCGTCGATGATGGTGAAAGCGGTTGGGCTTCTTAAACCTGGTACTGAAAAATACGCTTCAAGTGAACCAGTAATTTGAATTTTTGCGTGGTAGTTACCCGGATTATCAACAAGGTTTAGTGCTGTCCTAATTGAATTATTAGGTAGTTGGACTGGTAGCATTTTTCTAATGTCTGTTTCATTCGGGGAGTCTGCAAATGCTAGATTAGTAGCTTGGGCCCATGGAGCTTCCAAATCAAAATTATTGGTGGACACAACCGTCCCCACAATATACCCCTCTACATTCGCCGTTCCGCTATTATTGGCAATTGCTTGCTCCACTGTAATAGCCGTTGATTGGTTCTCTGCCGCATAAGTTGTAATGTTCATAGCTGGCAAAAGATTAGAGAATACTAATATGAAAGCTAATAGAATCATGACAACTCTTTTAGAATGATGTCGCATTTGTTTTCCTCCCTCTATAAATATTGATATATCAACGGTTTGACCCGTTGGTGGGATGTCAAAAAAATATTTTTCGACATACTCCCTAACAGATATTAATAAATTTGTGATTCTCTTACATTTGGTGGGTACGCTACGCGGTCACTACTGGGTAATGATGGTAAAGTAGTGATCATTGGATATACGATGCACAATGGATCTCTGCGTAGCTTATGATGACGTACCCTCCCATGTCTCTGGGCATCAGTGTGCCTACATTCCTTCGTTCGGTCTAGTCATAAGGCAGAGGCTAGCGAAGCTCCTTTAGGGA is part of the Sutcliffiella sp. FSL R7-0096 genome and harbors:
- a CDS encoding spore coat protein; the protein is MNQQKIQNPETQVAKTPQMNERDFINDMLATEKYMTASYSTALNEASNQQIYTDLLAIFNETQNCQRELYNLMFQKGWYGLEPADQMKLQQEYQQFQGYTNQFPYGTNGMMQ
- a CDS encoding YusU family protein gives rise to the protein MNEKLEQQLDGLLEKYTELLLGEANEEHKENVKAWVLYTYIAKSMPPLVKHWNEQYPDAKQDMMTLIKEIKELNDAHRAKSGK
- a CDS encoding IucA/IucC family C-terminal-domain containing protein, with translation MMSTLTQQEFRFLEESCRFVAGEAEVEDTISLHSLIHDGTEAYLLKVQDALGTDEMDVAASLLMKRLGFLAVNCLLSMSAFNKTLKVDPSTIWIDSYMENDVWLPKLRYTKVQAVEVTAFNTREEWRVQHFKELFHDVFAPLIQRMSKVAKVSRQTLWENIVLYIYWMYESILQNLELDTPYQEEDFKSLLEADPALFGMKRNPAATFYKPKTFVEQHQAEMRMRTTCCYYYKTNSEGARCSTCPLNCNV
- a CDS encoding ABC transporter ATP-binding protein yields the protein MHALETQSLTLSYGESIIIEELDLQIPKGEITVFIGGNGCGKSTLLRSLARLLKPSQGNVLLEGKAISGQSTKDIAKQLAILPQGPTAPEGLSVLQLVKQGRYPYQSWLKQWSEHDEKVVWDSLRATGMEELAERTVDSLSGGQRQRAWIAMTLAQETDVILLDEPTTYLDLTHQIEILDLLFELNEKENRTIIMVLHDLNLACRYAHHLVAIRDKQIYAQGKPEEVINCDLVKNVFDMNCQVTTDPLFGTPLCIPHGRGRCLVPNLEGLRA
- a CDS encoding iron ABC transporter permease yields the protein MKNYKTFRLGKDNLSFFIDKKAILTIVSLALAVIALFILSTGMGDMKISPWNVIKVFFGQGDSMETLVVQSFRLPRIIIALLVGISLAVAGAILQGIIRNPLASPDIIGLTGGASTAVVLFLALFSDSNNSLTVSIQWLPLSAFVGATAIAIIVYSLAWKNGLSPIRLVLIGIGISTLMQALTTLFMLLGPIYRASQANIWITGTVYGSNWSHVKILLPWTVLLVIVSIMAVRQLNIQELGDEVATGVGGAVNKHRMGLLFLSTALTGGAVAFAGGIGFVGLMAPHIARRLVGSSFGVLIPTSAFIGAFLVMLADLIGRTLFSPLEIPAGVFTASIGAPYFIYLLYKTRNS
- a CDS encoding iron ABC transporter permease, whose product is MLLQKNSHKILGLIIGVILLFFSFVASIIYGYTNTSLSLAIDAFRNFDGSNEHIIIQSVRLPRAIIAAIVGGSLAIAGLWMQALTKNPLASPGIFGINAGASFFVVVAVSFFSVTSLQTYTWLAFAGAALAAFAVYFIGSIGREGLTPMKLTLAGAAFAAMFSSLTQGLLVVNETALDQVLFWLAGSVQGRSLNMVYAVLPYIAVAWIASFFIGKKINLLAMGDDVATSLGVKTGIVKLTAAVIIILLAGGAVAIAGPIVFIGIVIPHVARYFVGNDHRWLAPYCGILGGILLLTADIGARYVIMPQEVPVGVMTAIIGTPFFIYIARRGFHGK
- a CDS encoding iron-siderophore ABC transporter substrate-binding protein — translated: MLKNKKFFTLFLLSLVTSLVLAACSGNTANNGGQEKDASGDGEAPSEETAYKVEHAMGTAEIEGTPERVVILTNEGTEALLSMGVKPVGAVQSWLGDTWYDHIKADMDGVEVVGTESAVNLEAIAALQPDLIIGNKLRQEDVYEQLNAIAPTVFAETLKGDWKENFQLYAKALNKEEEGKKVMDDFDARVVEMSEQLGEKKEQEVSIVRFTAGDVRIYHKDSFSGIILDQLGFARPESQNVDDFAEMNATKERIPAMDGDILFHFSYETGDGEATKIKDEWLEDPLFNNLEVAKAGNVHEVSDAVWNTAGGVLAANIMLDDIEDVFLGEE
- a CDS encoding 5'-nucleotidase C-terminal domain-containing protein: MRHHSKRVVMILLAFILVFSNLLPAMNITTYAAENQSTAITVEQAIANNSGTANVEGYIVGTVVSTNNFDLEAPWAQATNLAFADSPNETDIRKMLPVQLPNNSIRTALNLVDNPGNYHAKIQITGSLEAYFSVPGLRSPTAFTIIDGGQDPVPPAEPELITLAEARTKNVGQEVIVQGVVTADNAAIGGGKLSTYIQDETAGINLFSNSLSGFPNLVEGQKVEVRGKIALYNGLLEIMPNSNGIEILAENEALPEPTPITIEDLQSATVAEPLEGQLVTVTGYVSNKPSSPAGGGYNVTLTDNDFNSTTLRVMEGTNAIDALEAGKWYEITAILSQYNTYQILPRKASDIVLASEQPEPPSAAGEYPAVVERVTDGDTIRITSPLFGSQSVRYVNIDTPETYHSIRNDLDQNQMDHGKRATEHMQSLLKAGDEVILKIGDEPTDNYGRILAQVLRKEDRLNTNLEMAREGFAVTYFIWPIGPEEEYNEFQAAVKEAKDAGKGIWSEEDPLLELPTFFRARYENNPLNKPVGNSDTKEYVQPTEWEKVPVEKRIFFWNEAEALAAGFTLAEDGEEPNPNPGELVSVQLLGMNDLHGKIDQTYDLSRDYGIAAAGRMDYVSAYLKDRREQNPNTLIVHAGDMIGGSSPVAALLQDEPVVEIMNEIGFDIGTVGNHEFDEGTEEFLRMVNGGDHPEGKGTEGYQGMNFPNVCANCVWKDSGETFLPPYEILEVGGERIGFIGVNTTATLNMVIPDGIQDITFTNEVQAVNEATDELKEQGIKAIVVLSHMPASQSGETATGDAANLAKNVDDEVDVIFAAHNHEIVNAMVDNKLIVQALDYGKAFSAVDLEIDPETGDIVNKEAEIVFVDQSKMDPDPVVTEILANYENRIAPILNEVVGFAEVAMEGGYGVRGEVGDNALGNLIADGMKAEMDADFALMNGGGIRDNLNQGDITWGELFNIQPFNNVLMKLEIKGADLYTIMNAQLQAPYGPDYSIAGFHYTWDGSTYKVVDITFPDGTPIDKEATYTVVTNNFMATSTGSKYRPIGELGKNPVTGPEDLEATVNFVRSFDGPINYAAEGRISEVGEPGGDIGTVTIAEAREAANGSVVTIEGVVTTISGAWGQKGFYVQDETAGTYVFQNAEDVVPGDVVKVTGTVGSYNGEFQIGSLTAFEKTGTADVPAAQVVTPAELGSSNEGELVSVEGVEISELKSVNNFGTFEFVATKDGESVVVRVDNRTGLVFSDFTFENGDLVTVTGISGNFNGVIQLKPRGVADIVEYEEDSYEEPEVKYTVENRFLDAKGKELKKLESKSDVTVSTTIANHVRDTREFTVSVELVDKHGRVKHSSEEAYEVTGESEEVFNADVAIPANHTGQRYTLTVVVKDAEGTVVERSEIQ